Proteins from a single region of Kluyveromyces lactis strain NRRL Y-1140 chromosome C complete sequence:
- the SYT1 gene encoding Arf family guanine nucleotide exchange factor SYT1 (some similarities with uniprot|Q06836 Saccharomyces cerevisiae YPR095C SYT1 Suppressor of Ypt3), protein MNQLISDFIKGKLPKRKPENNDSKNDGAAQPKGPEKSIPRTFTPVGISNPNSEALNDILEEEISLGGCEEQITTDKHEKEKEAPASSGRKSSFPGLRRLKHRVSSLPDLRLRASSPFSKPNDEQDPTVNLRNDLNHSNRIRSPSTQSLRFSIQHNNNSSGSTLSTTTDTIASGNKSSKLRSWLHLKPVPKTDRGTEELKDGHSAILKQKVQINNVLSTPDAASLCSGNRSGSVSRSRSRSRSSKSTSRKHSREILGLTPISRSHSSELVGSRVGTLRRSTSSFAESGMKNSIGGQHTREASIDSNNENGLSKINVRRRRSRTIGTFEQHQSDPNSNKLSMFNNTNCGNFSKDSSTRGRSNSSSSNIYPGSNNNANPRNISNLASRRSNSLVTTLTNIMSLRSVTGLHSQRLSLPTPIPYDLLDKPPKPKKTDKVDDYLMKIVPVYQKYLALVLCAYEDTFLLSCLQQFMDKEFDFSNQPLDLSLRTVLLFLELPKESQQIERFLKCFSVSYYRQHCNAERIENSEPIWKDIEQLYFLTYSLLMLHTDSFNPNNKEKITKAEFVKLIHSDTECSGKMVPREYIEYLYENITTKEFPTTVLPPYDVEESINSQEKALNMIPETYSPIKIIKSQWLAQRPFLILGNKNNPATYQYSLTPAALPTGTMSSTSSSLSLFAIEDIDPYHYLINDSLTSITLRNFIDFEPSECLKTSTEIDTYGAKKLLSLRKEIKGGYLKFNKTQLLSKFKDINFEILDEDSDLQKGYLKVLKMGEIEMKVSTRKFSLVGNVVKNHWKTKFAILTTSFLFFFDSMSWLDPKIELDELTKTSNYIIDLSQPLSSLYEMEYCNNLFLTENKNTDPNVLSIVNQSQKRDIMFRNRTEALAWKNSIYFSGSIDGCEIEIAGLRNTFVVQRRTSVEDKILKLKSNHEQNMSKWYSLHSQLNIYLDTVPLSTKTRSNLIDHVNGIIKRIEMVSYQNERLDIYVKLLKLVFGLEPNPSEYNRYEANSIEESFLFNQ, encoded by the coding sequence atgaatcaattgatatccGATTTTATAAAGGGTAAACTACCTAAGCGAAAGCCAGAAAATAATGACAGTAAGAATGATGGTGCAGCTCAACCAAAAGGCCCAGAAAAAAGCATTCCAAGGACTTTCACCCCGGTAGGGATTTCGAACCCCAATAGTGAGGCCCTCAATGATATCctggaagaagaaatatctTTGGGAGGATGTGAAGAGCAAATCACAACGGACAAGCATgagaaggagaaggagGCACCAGCAAGCAGTGGAAGGAAATCATCATTTCCAGGACTTCGACGCCTTAAACATCGTGTGAGTAGTTTACCTGACTTACGACTGCGGGCCTCTTCCCCTTTCTCTAAACCTAACGACGAACAAGATCCTACGGTCAATTTGAGGAATGATTTGAATCATAGCAATAGGATCCGTTCACCCTCAACCCAATCTTTGAGGTTTAGCATTCAGCACAACAACAATAGCAGCGGAAGTACACTTTCGACAACTACTGATACCATTGCCAGTGGGAacaaatcatcaaaacTTAGGAGCTGGTTACATCTTAAACCCGTACCGAAGACAGACAGAGGAACCGAGGAATTGAAGGATGGACATAGCGcaattttgaaacaaaagGTGCAGATAAATAATGTTTTATCCACACCGGACGCAGCGTCGCTCTGTTCTGGCAATAGATCTGGATCTGTGTCGCGTTCTAGATCGCGCTCCAGATCATCGAAATCAACATCGAGAAAGCATTCAAGAGAAATCTTGGGTCTCACGCCAATTTCTCGTTCTCATAGTTCAGAATTGGTTGGAAGTCGTGTCGGAACGTTGCGTAGATCTACCTCTTCCTTTGCAGAGTCTGGCATGAAAAACTCAATTGGAGGTCAACACACCAGAGAAGCTTCCATTGACAGTAACAATGAAAATGGCCTCTCTAAGATTAATGTGAGAAGGAGGAGAAGCAGAACCATTGGAACCTTTGAACAGCATCAGTCGGACCCGAATAGTAATAAGCTAAGTATGTTTAACAATACAAATTGTGGCAATTTCTCAAAAGATAGTTCGACTAGGGGGAGATCCAACAGTTCAAGCTCTAATATTTATCCAGGATCAAACAATAATGCCaatccaagaaatatttccaatCTGGCGTCTAGGAGAAGCAACTCGTTGGTGACAACTTTAACAAATATCATGTCATTGCGGTCAGTGACTGGATTACATTCGCAAAGACTTTCATTACCTACTCCGATTCCCTATGATTTATTAGACAAACCTCCAAAACCTAAGAAAACTGATAAAGTGGATGATTACCTAATGAAAATTGTACCAGTCTATCAGAAGTACCTTGCTTTGGTACTATGCGCGTATGAAGATACATTTTTACTGTCCTGTTTACAACAATTCATGGATAAGgaatttgatttttcaaaccAACCATTAGATTTATCATTACGAACAGTGCTACTATTCCTTGAACTTCCCAAAGAAAGCCAACAGattgaaagattcttgAAATGCTTCAGCGTTTCATACTATAGACAGCACTGCAATGCCGAAAGAATAGAAAATTCGGAGCCAATATGGAAGgatattgaacaattaTACTTCCTTACCTACTCTTTGTTGATGCTCCATACTGACAGCTTCAATCCAaataataaagaaaagatcacTAAGGCAGAATTCGTTAAGTTGATACATAGTGATACGGAGTGCTCAGGGAAGATGGTTCCGAGAGAATACATAGAATATCTTTATGAGAACATCACCACAAAAGAATTCCCGACTACGGTTTTACCACCCTATGATGTTGAAGAGAGTATAAATTCCCAGGAAAAAGCCTTAAATATGATTCCTGAAACCTACTCTCCGATtaaaattatcaaaagcCAATGGCTTGCCCAGAGACCCTTCTTGATCTtaggaaacaaaaataatCCTGCCACCTACCAGTATTCCTTAACGCCCGCTGCGCTTCCTACAGGAACAATGTCCTCCACATCAAGTTCGTTATCTCTATTTGCAATTGAAGATATCGATCCTTATCACTATCTTATCAATGATTCTTTGACCAGCATTACTTTACGAAACTTCATCGATTTTGAGCCATCAGAGTGTCTAAAAACTAGTACTGAAATTGATACATACGGAGCTAAGAAGCTTTTATCTTTAAGGAAGGAAATAAAAGGTGGTTACTTGAAGTTTAACAAAACCCAATTACTctccaaattcaaagatataAACTTTGAGATCTTGGATGAAGATTCTGATCTTCAAAAGGGGTATTTGAAAGTACTTAAGATGGGGGAAATAGAAATGAAAGTCAGTACAAGAAAGTTCTCTCTTGTAGGAAATGTGGTAAAGAATCATTGGAAGACTAAGTTTGCGATATTGACTACTTCCTTCctatttttctttgatagcATGTCCTGGCTGGATCCAAAGATCGAACTAGATGAATTAACTAAGACCTCAAATTACATTATTGATTTATCTCAACCGCTTTCTTCGCTGTACGAAATGGAATATTGTAACAACCTATTCTTAACGGAAAACAAGAATACTGACCCCAATGTTTTATCCATTGTGAATCAAAGCCAAAAACGTGATATAATGTTTAGGAATAGAACAGAGGCATTAGCCTGGAAAAACTCTATTTATTTCTCCGGCAGCATCGATGGATGTGAAATAGAAATCGCCGGACTGCGTAATACATTTGTGGTACAAAGAAGGACATCAGTAGAAGATAAAATACTAAAGCTGAAAAGTAACCATGAACAGAATATGTCGAAATGGTATTCGCTACACTCACAGCTTAACATATACCTTGACACGGTACCCTTATCAACAAAGACTAGATCAAACTTAATCGATCATGTCAATGGTATAAtaaaaagaatagaaatGGTCTCATATCAAAACGAAAGACTTGATATATACGTTAAACTCTTGAAGCTTGTATTTGGTCTGGAACCAAATCCAAGTGAATATAATCGATACGAAGCCAATTCCATCGAAGAGAGTTTCTTATTTAACCaataa
- the RDS3 gene encoding U2 snRNP complex subunit RDS3 (similar to uniprot|Q06835 Saccharomyces cerevisiae YPR094W RDS3 essential zinc finger protein), which yields MSRHQYDLVMCMKLPGTSVGKVCDRCDGRCPLCDSDVRLISKVRICDSCSSGSSGSRCIICGSPGTHEALYCWDCHRSERSRDGCPRILNVGSNKTDRLYNKKTADTGKGV from the coding sequence ATGTCTCGCCATCAGTACGACTTGGTTATGTGCATGAAACTTCCTGGAACCTCTGTAGGGAAGGTTTGTGATAGATGTGATGGAAGATGTCCCTTATGTGATTCAGATGTAAGGCTAATTTCTAAGGTACGGATATGCGACTCTTGCTCCTCTGGAAGTAGTGGAAGCAGGTGTATAATTTGCGGAAGTCCTGGAACGCATGAAGCGTTATATTGTTGGGACTGCCACAGATCTGAACGAAGCCGAGATGGCTGTCCCAGAATTTTGAATGTGGGTAGCAATAAGACGGACAGGTTATATAACAAAAAGACGGCGGATACCGGCAAAGGAGTATAG
- the ASR1 gene encoding ubiquitin-protein ligase ASR1 (similar to uniprot|Q06834 Saccharomyces cerevisiae YPR093C ASR1 Protein involved in a putative alcohol-responsive signaling pathway accumulates in the nucleus under alcohol stress contains a Ring/PHD finger domain): MIEICGICLESMNETDQGELLPCEHRYHVSCIRKWHLYSNDFKCPTCRKESKSLRRKHDDIEIDLKYWCNVSLIEQFAKLRLLNDDEQEAVAAIEEEEEEEEEEEEEEEDPNGNGDQDTLQSEEIGHQPQNNNGMQGVELLQCALCGEIDDDITLYCESCETLFHSSCLNELLCEVGEKEWCCIECDGTLCRLRGNKVSSMVIRDSNVRIYDGRMRDKRSILTECIYNRFAQPYTISYEDKCRIQGYVRTELDKFYHRGSLSKDRYIAINKMVSRKLYGLSSTGFDPSRINYEEQARLSIREVM, encoded by the coding sequence ATGATTGAAATATGTGGTATTTGTTTGGAATCTATGAATGAAACTGATCAAGGGGAGCTTTTACCCTGTGAGCATAGATATCATGTTTCTTGTATTAGGAAGTGGCACTTATATTCGAACGATTTTAAGTGTCCTACATGCAGAAAAGAGTCCAAAAGCCTTCGCCGTAAACATGATGATATCGAGATTGATTTGAAGTACTGGTGTAATGTGTCGTTGATCGAGCAGTTTGCCAAGCTTCGATTACTGAATGATGATGAGCAAGAAGCAGTAGCAGCGatagaagaggaagaggaagaagaagaagaagaagaggaagaggaagaagatccTAATGGCAATGGTGACCAGGATACACTACAATCGGAAGAGATCGGACATCAGCCACAGAATAATAATGGCATGCAGGGAGTAGAGCTCTTGCAATGTGCCTTATGCggtgaaattgatgatgacATAACGTTATACTGTGAATCATGTGAGACGTTATTCCACTCTTCATGCCTGAATGAGTTATTGTGCGAAGTCGGTGAGAAAGAATGGTGTTGCATAGAGTGTGATGGTACTCTTTGTAGACTACGTGGGAACAAAGTATCTTCAATGGTAATACGAGATTCGAACGTGAGAATTTACGATGGAAGGATGAGAGATAAGCGAAGTATTCTTACTGAATGCATTTACAATAGATTCGCACAACCTTACACCATCAGTTACGAGGACAAATGCAGGATACAAGGATACGTACGAACAGAGTTGGATAAATTCTACCACCGCGGATCTTTATCGAAGGATCGATACATCGCCATAAACAAAATGGTGTCACGGAAGTTATATGGGTTATCTTCAACTGGGTTCGATCCCAGCAGGATAAATTACGAGGAGCAGGCTAGGCTCTCCATCAGGGAAGTTATGTAA
- the TWF1 gene encoding twinfilin TWF1 (similar to uniprot|Q75DC1 Ashbya gossypii ABR105C ABR105Cp and weakly similar to YGR080W uniprot|P53250 Saccharomyces cerevisiae YGR080W TWF1 Twinfilin A member of a conserved family of actin monomer sequestering proteins comprised almost entirely of two tandem repeats each having sequence homology with cofilin (Cof1p)), which produces MSNQSGIIADQEVLNAIAELPTRYASVVAKIEQTDEPVIKLHDTFHDLDALREFIDGNEDTPYYIIIHDDPKSIFIAYTPDYAPIRSKMLYASSKIAFQRQIGANNLKSFMFTEPGDIDEKSWTDSTAREELMTESELEKLQIDAQQHTMRNSGAVKLVSAHNSTANTLGFKVVDTGNIKPLLEKYNLLVFKIDLGTEEIKIKNKINTSYSAEIIERISSDSPSYCIFHKSGNYYFILTCPSGSAIKERMVYAANKRAFLISLKDSDDIEIKRTFEIGDSDELDLSEFNDESAEVNTQSAAKPKFNKPKAPSRRR; this is translated from the coding sequence ATGTCTAACCAATCTGGTATCATTGCTGATCAAGAAGTGCTTAACGCCATTGCTGAATTGCCCACACGTTATGCTTCTGTCGTTGCTAAGATTGAGCAAACCGATGAACCAGTGATCAAGCTCCATGACACTTTCCATGATTTAGATGCCCTAAGAGAATTCATTGACGGTAACGAAGATACTCCATACTATATAATCATCCATGATGATCCAAAGAGTATTTTCATTGCTTATACACCAGATTATGCTCCAATACGTTCAAAGATGTTGTATGCGTCTTCTAAGATAGCTTTCCAAAGACAAATTGGTGCGAACAACCTAAAGTCTTTCATGTTCACTGAACCTGGCGATATTGATGAGAAGTCATGGACTGATTCTACTGCTAGAGAGGAATTGATGACCGAATCTGAACTTGAGAAACTTCAAATAGATGCTCAACAGCATACGATGAGAAATTCGGGTGCGGTAAAGCTGGTGTCAGCTCATAATAGCACTGCTAACACGTTAGGTTTTAAAGTAGTTGACACTGGAAATATAAAGCCACTACTAGAAAAGTACAATCTGTTAGTGTTTAAAATTGACTTGGGGACCGAGGagatcaaaatcaaaaataagATTAATACTTCATATAGTGCCGAAATAATCGAGAGGATTTCTTCAGACAGCCCAAGTTATTGTATCTTCCATAAGTCAGGTAACTACTACTTCATTTTGACATGTCCTTCAGGTTCTGCTATTAAGGAAAGAATGGTGTATGCGGCAAACAAAAGAGCATTTTTGATCAGTTTGAAGGATTCTGACGATATCGAAATCAAGAGgacatttgaaattggtgatTCTGATGAGCTAGATCTCTCAGAATTTAACGATGAAAGTGCAGAAGTTAATACCCAATCCGCTGCCAAaccaaaattcaataaaccTAAGGCACCTTCTAGAAGAAGATAA
- a CDS encoding uncharacterized protein (some similarities with uniprot|P53249 Saccharomyces cerevisiae YGR079W): MAATANKKHDSQFRVATRIITEATITPLAANTSKSSGSVTDESDIDGGDALFSPFASDVGSGDDQDIERELLGDVTDDDDALDFEWLMGASKPKRFMLKPVTSEDHTGNAREIRHADISFSHALQGIIQPDTTDDVELPINEDFWKDVDTSVAEANLDMPLDFSAAISPSGANLSSGSVIGDHNGIDGSFQVSETVEDFIKTDTSISHSASTVGSDVHSQFMYPIKKLSFRDANGKLALDPQVSSVDSHASTSISNSNFNQSHHAHNRILKSGKRKSKFKKISRSKFGWCEMVSTGIGIGEFMLL, encoded by the coding sequence atgGCAGCTACTGCTAACAAGAAGCATGACAGTCAGTTTAGAGTTGCTACTAGGATTATCACGGAGGCAACAATCACGCCACTAGCTGCGAACACCAGCAAGAGTAGTGGGAGTGTTACAGATGAATCCGATATCGATGGAGGCGACGCTTTGTTCTCTCCTTTTGCTTCCGATGTGGGTTCTGGTGATGACCAGGATATAGAAAGGGAGCTACTGGGTGACGTTAccgatgacgatgatgcTCTTGATTTCGAATGGCTTATGGGTGCATCGAAACCGAAACGATTCATGCTAAAACCGGTGACCTCTGAAGATCATACCGGTAATGCGAGGGAAATCCGTCATGCGGATATCAGCTTCTCGCATGCTTTGCAGGGAATAATACAACCAGATACAACTGATGATGTAGAGTTGCCAATTAATGAagatttttggaaagatGTTGACACTTCTGTGGCAGAGGCTAATTTGGACATGCCACTGGATTTCTCTGCTGCCATTTCACCATCCGGTGCGAATTTAAGCTCAGGGTCTGTCATCGGTGACCACAATGGTATCGATGGTTCATTCCAGGTTTCTGAAACGGTAGAAGATTTCATTAAGACTGATACCTCGATCTCTCACTCAGCTTCTACTGTGGGTTCAGATGTTCATTCTCAGTTCATGTATCctatcaagaaattgagTTTCAGAGACGCTAATGGGAAACTGGCGTTAGACCCTCAAGTATCATCAGTAGATTCACATGCGTCTACTTCTATATCAAACTCAAACTTCAATCAGAGTCATCACGCTCATAATCGCATTTTAAAGTCAGGCAAACGCAAGtccaaattcaagaaaatatcacGCTCCAAATTTGGTTGGTGCGAAATGGTCTCTACGGGTATAGGTATTGGTGAATTCATGCTGTTGTAA
- the NVJ2 gene encoding Nvj2p (similar to uniprot|Q06833 Saccharomyces cerevisiae YPR091C Hypothetical ORF): protein MTSLAGFIFVYVFGGLTFIPITIAIVFYLTSSPKKDVENEENDKLVVDVDSSFKAGDLNELKGVATKKQGYLHITRQFYPHQTDLDNQTENTDDAESNTTPPSAEQQRTRDKLKKKDKFYAVLKHGNLFLYKDFSPEAGPQQVIVLSDAFISIWPRTVSPQDDTPIPDGSLFTKKTCISIWKKHTAYMDQSNRLQFRRGGPSDQFFIYLDLNTDKEDWYFALIQATKMEKGPRSPVNSSHFEVEKALSAEYAAQTAHFKTKDMLYLIQTLNSTEGQHSSQWFNALIGRLFLSLQQTETLSNAVRERIYKKLKKINKPGLLDDFSIEKVTVGNSAPVISNPKLLDLTPEGQTRVSFDFLYTGHLHLIIATKMNINLGSRFKKREMDIKLSITVKKVEGPIVILIKPPPTNRLWYAFQTEPLLDIDVEPVVSTRQLSNNMVTNMIKSKFKEAIKESIVLPYMDDMVFYKTPSELYRGGIWESTKQKKDTSYTEDFEYIKSERQFNTGSSVRENNDISNTNLAERQSTNSAVDSPTVEESESTINESYNTDQPQTSTDSTRSFLKNKSNDDSNVSIRSRSSVDSTNSNATKRYLQTGMKKIGRWYKEQVVTVKESLNSDEELHHPDEPEGTEDQVGVISTKVAEKSELLENEASIPDAASSLKVETSFKTTEKPTTPEMITNRRVPRSKNSSIDNSKQETSHHTSESHRAEMFVNRTRARSTSGSYSPTSPDVYRRHEMSYSFTNNENLNPHSITSSDILEEAENMIPEINAQVRKKRPPPPLPPR from the coding sequence ATGACATCTTTAGCTGGTTTCATTTTTGTATATGTGTTCGGTGGTTTAACGTTCATTCCGATTACTATTGCTATAGTGTTCTATCTGACTAGTTCACCCAAGAAAGATGtcgaaaatgaagaaaacgatAAGCTGGTCGTTGATGTGGATTCTAGTTTCAAAGCAGgtgatttgaatgaattgaaaggTGTTGCTACCAAGAAGCAGGGTTACCTTCATATTACGAGGCAGTTTTATCCTCATCAAACTGATCTTGATAACCAAACTGAGAATACTGATGACGCAGAGTCTAACACCACACCTCCGTCAGCAGAGCAGCAAAGAACTAGGGAtaagttgaagaagaaggacaAATTCTACGCTGTCTTGAAACATGGcaatttgtttctttataaAGATTTCTCACCTGAGGCAGGACCGCAGCAAGTTATTGTTTTAAGTGATGCctttatttcaatatgGCCTCGAACCGTCTCTCCTCAAGACGATACACCAATTCCAGATGGTTCTTTGTTTACCAAGAAAACATGCATCTccatttggaagaaacaTACCGCATATATGGATCAGTCTAATCGGCTTCAATTTCGTAGAGGTGGTCCCTCAGATCAATTCTTCATATACTTGGATTTAAACACagataaagaagattggTACTTCGCTTTGATACAGGCTACAAAGATGGAGAAAGGTCCAAGAAGTCCGGTAAACTCTTCTCACTTCGAAGTTGAGAAAGCTCTTTCTGCAGAATATGCTGCTCAAACTGCTCATTTCAAGACTAAGGATATGCTTTATTTGATACAGACTTTGAACTCTACTGAAGGGCAGCATTCTTCCCAGTGGTTCAATGCACTCATTGGGAGACTTTTCTTATCATTACAACAAACAGAAACGTTGTCTAATGCAGTAAGAGAACGGATCTAtaagaagttgaagaaaatcaaTAAACCGGGATTATTGGATGATTTCAGTATAGAGAAAGTTACCGTGGGGAATAGTGCCCCAGTGatatcaaatccaaaactTCTTGATTTAACTCCAGAAGGACAAACAAGGGtttcctttgattttttgTACACCGGACATTTGCATTTGATTATAGCTACTAAGATGAATATCAACCTTGGTTCAAGGTTCAAAAAGCGAGAAATGGATATAAAGCTTTCCATTACCGTTAAAAAAGTGGAGGGTCCAATAGTAATTCTCATCAAGCCACCTCCAACAAACAGGCTTTGGTATGCGTTCCAAACTGAACCATTATTGGACATCGATGTCGAACCGGTGGTTAGTACTAGGCAGTTGTCTAACAACATGGTAACTAATATGATTAAatccaaattcaaagaagcaattaaagaatcaatTGTGTTACCTTACATGGATGATATGGTATTTTACAAAACGCCATCTGAATTGTACAGAGGAGGTATCTGGGAATCAacgaaacaaaaaaaggatACAAGTTATACCGAAGACTTTGAATATATCAAAAGTGAGCGACAATTTAACACAGGGTCTTCTGTTCGCGAGAACAATGACATATCGAACACCAACTTAGCCGAACGGCAGTCGACTAACTCTGCTGTTGACTCACCAACCGTCGAAGAAAGTGAAAGCACCATTAACGAATCGTACAACACAGATCAGCCACAAACGTCTACGGATAGTACTCGATCATTCctgaaaaataaaagtaacGATGATTCAAATGTATCTATAAGATCTAGGTCTTCAGTTGATTCAACAAACTCAAACGCAACCAAAAGGTACTTGCAAACAGGTATGAAAAAGATCGGAAGATGGTATAAAGAGCAAGTAGTCACTGTGAAAGAATCGTTGAATAGTGACGAAGAACTTCATCATCCAGATGAACCAGAGGGTACAGAAGACCAAGTTGGGGTCATTAGTACTAAAGTAGCCGAAAAATCTGAATTACTAGAGAACGAAGCTTCAATTCCTGATGCTgcatcttctttgaaagtagAGACATCTTTTAAAACAACTGAAAAGCCAACAACTCCAGAAATGATAACCAATAGAAGAGTTCCTAGAAGCAAAAATTCATCCATTGATAATTCAAAACAAGAGACTTCACATCACACTTCAGAGTCTCATCGTGCCGAGATGTTTGTTAACAGAACAAGAGCCAGGTCAACATCTGGGTCTTACTCCCCGACATCTCCAGATGTTTATAGGAGACATGAGATGAGCTACTCATTTACAAATAATGAAAACCTGAATCCGCATTCCATCACATCTTCAGATATTCTCGAGGAAGCAGAGAACATGATCCCGGAAATCAACGCACAGGTTCGGAAAAAACGCCCTCCTCCTCCATTGCCTCCACGCTAG